A stretch of DNA from Parvularcula bermudensis HTCC2503:
GACGAGATCTTCGTGAATAACGAGCAGGTCGAATTGTCAGAGCTTGGATTTCATGTGCGCGAGCTGCGTAAAGAGACTCCGAAGGGGGGCGCTGTTTTGCAAGCGGATACCAATAGCCGTTCACGGACGATGCTCGATGTGCTCCGCGAGATTGAAGACGCCGGTGTCGACGATATCGCCGTTTCGACCGAACTCTTGTAACCGAGAAGGACGCAATTCCCATGGCTTCTTTGCTTCGCGGCTTTGTCGGACTTCCTCTGGCTGCCATCGTCACCGTCTTCCTCTTCCTTTTTATGTGGGGCCTCATTCGGGTTAACGAATTGCCGCCCGCGGAAGATCGGCAGCAGGCGAATATTAGCTTTACGCGTCAGATTCAGGACACTGAGATTCGGAACCAGAAAGTTTTCGAACGGCCCTCTCTCGATCAGCCGCCGCCCCCGCCGCCGGCCATCAACAATGCGACATTTCAGCCGTCGGTTGAGGGGGTTCGCGCCCAAGCGCCGAGCTTTGATGCCGATGTCGATATCGGGTCCGGGTTCAATCCGGACCGTGATGCTCAGCCCATTGTGCGGATTCCCCCCACGAATTGGGAACGGTGCATCGATGATCGCCAGGCCGGAACGACACAGCGGGTGAGCCTTGAATTCGACGTGACCCCCGAGGGGCAGGTGACGAACGTGAATGTGCTCGACTCCACTGATCGCTGTTACGAACGCTACGCGACCCGCGCTGCCGAACGGTGGAAGTACAATCCGAAGATTGTCGATGGGGAAGCGCAGCCACGGTTTGGCGTGCGGACGGTCATCGAGTTCCAGATCGGAAGCGAATAATCGCGACGCGAAGAGGGCGTAGTCGATGGCTGGGCAGAGGATTTATTCGCGGGCGCCAGAGAGGCAGCCGCTAAAGATGAAGAGATTGGACATCATGCGTAATCATCTCTCAGCACTAGCGATGTCGGCGAGCGTCGGGGCCGTCTGTCTCCTGGGCGGAGCGCCGAGCGCGAGTGCTAGCGCCGCTCCTGTCATGGTCACGGCCAGCACGGTCACGGCCAATGCGTCCGTTCTGCTTCAGCAAACCGAGGAAGAGGCCCGCCGCCGTGCTCGGCTTAGCCTTGGGACCCGCACGGCCCAGGTGCTCGGTGAAGCCCTGAATGAGATCAATGCGGAACCCGCTCAATACCAAGCGGCGCTCAACCGGTTGAATGGGCTCCTCAATAGAAATGATCTCAGCGACTTCGACCGCTCCACCGCCTTGGAAATTCGGGGGGCGGTGTATGCGGGGATGGAAAATTATTCCGCCGCCCTTCAAGATTTCGTCCGTGTCCTGGAGATTGATGAGCTTCCGTTCGATCGACTGACACAAATTCGGTATAACGTTGCCCAGCTCTACTTCCAGGAAGAGAACTACGCGCAGACCATCCGGTTCATGAGGGATTACCTGAACCAGGAAGGGAATATCGAAGATTCCAATGCGTGGTTCATTCTCGCCGCGGCTTATGCCAGCCAGGATAATTTCCAGGCGGCTCGGCGGCCTGCCGAGCAAGCGCTTCAATATGACGACAAGAAGGAAGAAAAGACCTATGGTCTTCTCAACCTGATCTATGCCGAACTGAACCTGAATGCCGAGCGGGCACGGCTGCTCGAAGAAATGGTCGAGCGGTTCCCGAACAATGAGAGCTATTGGTCGCAACTCTCCGGGGCGTATTATCAGGCTGGCGACAATAAGAACGCCTTCGCGACGTTGGAGGCGGCTTATAATGCGGGACTGATTACGGATGCCGACAAGATCGTCAGCCTTGCCCAGTTTTATTCGGACCTCGACAACCCGTTCCGCGGTGGACAATTGCTTCAGCGTGAGATGGAGGCGGGGACCGTCGAACGCAATCTGAAGAACCTGACCCTCCTGTCCCAGCTATGGTCCATGGCCCGTGAGCAGGACCGCGCGATTGAAGCGTTGCAGGCGGCGGCGCAGATTTCTCCCAGCGGAGAACTCTATTATCGCCTCGGCCAGAGCTACATGGCGAGCGAGCAATACCGAGAAGGAATCGACGCGCTTGAGAGTGCGCTCCAAAGAGGTGGGCTTAGCGAACGTGACCGCGGTGACATTTACGTCCTTCTGGGCTCGGCCTATTTCAATATTGACAGTGAAACCCGTGCAGGTCGGTTGGCAGCGCGGCGGCAGTTTCAGCGCGCGCTGCAATACTCCAATTCGCGGCGCACCGCCCAGGGCTGGATCAACTATATCGACGCGATCGAGGATACCATCCGTCGTCAGAATGAAGTTGAGCGACTTCAGCGGCAAGAACAGCGCGAGCGGGAATATGAGCGCTGCGAGAGCCTGATCGACGTGGCCGAAATCGGCGGCTCGGTCGATGCCGGCGATCTGGCGGATTGCCGGGCACTGGTCGATCGCCTCGATATCGACGGCAACGGATCGGTCAGTGACGATGAGCTTAACGCCTATGTCACTGGTGAGCCCCTGGCGGAAGAAGAAGCCACCGAGGATGAGGCCGAAGACACGGAAGACACTGGCGAGGCAGCCGAAGAGGGCGAGGAATAAGGCGTTCTTCCTTCCCTCGACTGAATGACGCGAGACTCGTCTTGCCCAGCAGAAGGCGTGAGGACCAAAGGCTTGATCAACTGGGCTTATGCCCCGCCCGCCGATCCCGACGTTCGGCAAATCGATGGGGCGAGAGGAGGCGCAGGCTTTGCCGTTCTATCGGCTGCACCCCTCCGGTTAGAGTGGCAATGAGCGAAGCTGCCATCAGGGGGGCGGTGACGAGGCCACGGGAGCCGAGGCCGGTTATCACCCCAAGAATGGCGGTATTTATCGGATCGTCTGCCTGCCTCCTCGTCGATCCGAGGACACCAAGCATTGGATGCCGATCCGTTGTGACGGCACGCAGGGCGGCACGCTGATCGAAGGGCGGATCGAGTCGCTGCGTCATCAGGGCCTCCGCCATTCGGCGATTGATCTCGCTTGACGCCTTGGTCGGACGGGGGTCGTGGTCCAGCGGCACATCGTCATAGGTGGCGCCGGCGGCAATGCCGCCTTTCTGGGCCGCACCTGCATAGGGGGCGACATAGCCATCGGCTGTCAGGATGGAGCGGGGGGGCTCAGATGTCGCAAAAAGGTCGATCTGGCCGCGGCTGGCGCTCAAATCCGTGATCAGGGGACTGATCAGCGCGGATCCGGGGCCAGCGGTGAGGATCATGTGATCCGCCTCCACCCTTTGTTGGGGGCCGTTGGTCAGGGTGCAGGTCAAGCCGTTGTCCGATGGGAAGATATCAATCACCTCACCCCTGATCACTTCCACCTCCTCGATCAGGGTGGTGACGGCGTCGCGCGGGCGCAGGAGGGTGGCATGGGGACTGTGCAAAGTGACCCCGTCGATGACGGCAAAATCCTCATCCGCCCAAAGGCCTGTGGCGCAGATTTTCTTATACCGCGTGCCATCGCAGGCCAGCGTTCCCCCAAGGGGAGAGAGGGCCTCAGGCGTATGGTCCCAGTAGAAGCGTAGGGCATAAAAAAAGGCGTCACGATAGAACCGCGCGGCTGGATTGTCGGCGGCTTCGAGGCGCGGCATGAGAAGTCCGACCGGATTGCCGGAGGCCCCATTCCCGGCCTCTCCGCGATCGATCAGTATAGGACGGAAGCCGGCCTGATGTGCCCCATGGGCGAAGGCGGCGCCGGCGATACCGGCGCCAATAATGGCGATGCTTTTCACCGCGCCCGTCCCGGACTGGATCGAGGGCTGAGCTTGGCCAAGCCGTCCGGTCAGCATTTCCCGTTTTTTTCCGTATCCGGCGCGTCGGGCGAGGGAGAACCCTGCCGCCTCCATCCCGCGCCGGACTGCGCCCGCGACGGTAAAGGTCGCAAAAGTCCCGCCCGGACGTGTGTGATCGGCGACGGCCCTGAGGACGGAGGGAGACCACATGGCGGGATTTCGCGAGGGCGCGAAGCCATCGAGAAACCAGGCATCCGCCGCAAAGGAAGACCTCTCAAGGAGGTCGTCCACATCGCCAAAGGCAAGGGTCAAGGTCAGCCGGGGCGACAGGTCCAGTCGCGCCAAACCAGGGCGGGGCACCGGATAGAGATGGGAGAGCCGGGCGGCGAGATCGGCAAGCGCCGGCGTCCGCTGGCCATGATCCTTAGCGATGGAGGTAAAATCGAGAGGAGAGAAGGGATAGCCCTCGACCGACCACAGCTCCAATCGTCCTTCCCTTGGGGCACGGTCCAGGAACATCTTCATGGCGGTCAGACAATTAAGGCCAGTGCCGAACCCCAACTCTCCGATCAC
This window harbors:
- a CDS encoding energy transducer TonB codes for the protein MASLLRGFVGLPLAAIVTVFLFLFMWGLIRVNELPPAEDRQQANISFTRQIQDTEIRNQKVFERPSLDQPPPPPPAINNATFQPSVEGVRAQAPSFDADVDIGSGFNPDRDAQPIVRIPPTNWERCIDDRQAGTTQRVSLEFDVTPEGQVTNVNVLDSTDRCYERYATRAAERWKYNPKIVDGEAQPRFGVRTVIEFQIGSE
- a CDS encoding tetratricopeptide repeat protein translates to MRNHLSALAMSASVGAVCLLGGAPSASASAAPVMVTASTVTANASVLLQQTEEEARRRARLSLGTRTAQVLGEALNEINAEPAQYQAALNRLNGLLNRNDLSDFDRSTALEIRGAVYAGMENYSAALQDFVRVLEIDELPFDRLTQIRYNVAQLYFQEENYAQTIRFMRDYLNQEGNIEDSNAWFILAAAYASQDNFQAARRPAEQALQYDDKKEEKTYGLLNLIYAELNLNAERARLLEEMVERFPNNESYWSQLSGAYYQAGDNKNAFATLEAAYNAGLITDADKIVSLAQFYSDLDNPFRGGQLLQREMEAGTVERNLKNLTLLSQLWSMAREQDRAIEALQAAAQISPSGELYYRLGQSYMASEQYREGIDALESALQRGGLSERDRGDIYVLLGSAYFNIDSETRAGRLAARRQFQRALQYSNSRRTAQGWINYIDAIEDTIRRQNEVERLQRQEQREREYERCESLIDVAEIGGSVDAGDLADCRALVDRLDIDGNGSVSDDELNAYVTGEPLAEEEATEDEAEDTEDTGEAAEEGEE
- the mnmD gene encoding tRNA (5-methylaminomethyl-2-thiouridine)(34)-methyltransferase MnmD, yielding MGLRPPLTEQAGKGLRSVEFDDIYFQPEDGTAESSHVFLEGNDLPERFAAMDLQRPFVIGELGFGTGLNCLTAMKMFLDRAPREGRLELWSVEGYPFSPLDFTSIAKDHGQRTPALADLAARLSHLYPVPRPGLARLDLSPRLTLTLAFGDVDDLLERSSFAADAWFLDGFAPSRNPAMWSPSVLRAVADHTRPGGTFATFTVAGAVRRGMEAAGFSLARRAGYGKKREMLTGRLGQAQPSIQSGTGAVKSIAIIGAGIAGAAFAHGAHQAGFRPILIDRGEAGNGASGNPVGLLMPRLEAADNPAARFYRDAFFYALRFYWDHTPEALSPLGGTLACDGTRYKKICATGLWADEDFAVIDGVTLHSPHATLLRPRDAVTTLIEEVEVIRGEVIDIFPSDNGLTCTLTNGPQQRVEADHMILTAGPGSALISPLITDLSASRGQIDLFATSEPPRSILTADGYVAPYAGAAQKGGIAAGATYDDVPLDHDPRPTKASSEINRRMAEALMTQRLDPPFDQRAALRAVTTDRHPMLGVLGSTRRQADDPINTAILGVITGLGSRGLVTAPLMAASLIATLTGGVQPIERQSLRLLSPHRFAERRDRRAGHKPS